aagtgaagtggggccacgctcaaaagtatgctgtctcttctttgtaattctccctaacttaaaatttaggccgtagtggtggtgtggcggcaactgatgctgatttgaaagtcgatttgaaaccgataatcaattgtcagcaccgttgccgccgaagatttatcacagattgtaataatttttgtagtgtattgacactcagacttaagcacgcgttgtcttcaagattctcttttattctatatcccttggatggtgtgaccgtatatagatattaatataatacctaacacgcctctccttagatgtttaatatacatgtcatttacaaatctattttcttataacaatttgatttgtgtacttaatctaattagcgtatataaaatttatgtgatttcgtatttttctttcttcttaatctgtttagtatttgtttcagtgtttaatttgtacataatttgatttcataattcctttctttatattattttattgttaaatacgctttactaccttccctgcctcacgtggtctcaactctctcctggtgggtgttggttgagaaactatttgttcattgttggttttggtattgtcatctactgaacaattgctttcgacatcaggtgttttcgcattaggcgatgtatgattgttagtgctttggtttctaatttgatccaggtgacgttttatttctctgttattgttcgccaaaatacaacaatacgaacgcgggcccagttgttgttttacagttgcctgagtccagcttgctttgttaggatttttgtagtccctaaccataactttttgaccctttaaaaattctgtgcttcgtctacctttgtgatttacaacaccctcagtctgttttttatttattatgctttcgaccgtaggtggttttaacaacgaaaatcttgtttttagtgtacgaccaaaaaataatttagcaggagattcgcccgtagtacaatgaatcgtatttcggtaatcgatcaaaaatctatttaaaattgtattaaaatcttgtctttcattagcctttatgtttgcatatagtgatttcttaacagtctttacaaaattttctgcttgaccattagtcgctggatgtcctggagcagtaaaaatgtgattaacaccattgtttttcataaacgttttaaaatcatcagaagtaaactgtcgtccattgtcactaactaacacgtctggtaaaccatatcgacaaaatacttctctaagcttgttgatagtaaacaatgaagttatttccttcgttttgaatacttctgcccattttgtataagaatctataataaccaataaatgaaaacctctaattggtcctgcaaagtctatgtgtactcgactccaagcctttcctgtggatttccacggtattaacagactcttttctggacttgattgtagttcctgacaaggaatacaatctcgaattaatttctcaatttcagaatccatgcaaggccaccacacataagaacgtgctaacattttggtttttactattcccaaatgcgatgcatgaaattctgctaaaatagcttgtctcagtttggttggaattactactctgtgtccccataagatacaatcatattccactgaaagttcatttgttttagagatgtaggcagaaaactcgctgccttttaatcttgtcttcgaaccagtgttaattgcctcacaaacttttgataatattgggtcacgtcgtgtttcacgagctatttctttgaagctaattttgaacaccttttcggactgtataaaatgtatgtaattatagtcttcgtttggtacagccgtttcccattgaggcattcttgagagtccatctgctatatttaaggtcccctttatgtgttcaactgtatattgaaaacctgacaaagtcagtgcccatctttgcattcgtgcagaggccatcaatggaagtcctttcaggtctccaaatatgcttagtaatggtttgtgatctgttcgaaggatgaacttgtttcctaaaagatactgtcttaatttactcacacagaacactatagcctctttctcgattgtactgtaattatgctcgcttttggataatgctcttgatacaaatgctattggtttgatatcttcattgcatttatgtgataaaacacctgaaactgcatgactgctagcatcagtcgttaatactaacggttgatctgggttgtagtgaactaaaacttgttcagaagttacttctttctttacctcttcatatgcactctgacattcgcgtgtccaattaaattttgtatttttctttaataatgcatataaaggactcattatctgagcgaaattattgataaactttgaataataatttaccatgcctatgaaagctctaagctgtgatacgttttccggagccggtgcaaacaatacactcgcaactctatcattgtttttgctcagtcctatcctgtcaattgaaaatcctaggtaacaaattttggatttaaagaactcacatttcttgtcatttaatttaagtccaactgatttcagttttctaagtacagcttttaggtttgaaatatgttcttgaagatctcgtcctgtaactgttatgtcatcttgataaaccacaactcctcgcataccctgaaacaacccttccattgttttttgaaaaatagctgctgcagtttttataccaaatggtaagcgtttaactttcaatagtccaatatgtgtgctccaagtacacaaattttgagattgctcatctaaatttagctgattgtaagcatttgacaggtcaagttttgaatacagtgtacccccttcaagcgctgcaaaaatgtcgtctattcgaggtagtggatactttacgtcgactaaagaccggtttaatgtaaccttatagtcaccacaaattcgtatgtcaccgtttggttttaaaatcggtaccaaaggtgttgcccattcagaactaacaacttgctctaaaattccatcatctatgaattttcgtaactgcacttcaatcttttctttccatgctaatggtactgacctaggcttgaaaaatattggttttgcatcttcttttaatagtaacgatatcgtattcgtagtatatgaacctaaacgaggctcaaaaacttcagcaaactccgatttaatctgttctgtaattacagaatttggttcaattacgtacacattgttcacctgcattaactcaaaattaaaagctctcaaaaatgttctacctagcaaaggtggactcactgcattggttacaacaacaacaatttgtttttttagacctcaatattcgatcgttgcatcgtactcaccaataactttgattgaatctccattgtaatctacatatggaactagacattttctaagtggtctgctggtatttaagctttcgtaaaatgtttttggaaccaatgttcacggtgcaccagtgtcgcaagcaattttcgttatgtttccatcaatttttacaggtaaataatatactccattagttgaggttgtatcaacgctatagatagaaaagttataattatcattatcaaaattattatcagaataggtgtcatgttttgtttgagatacataatttacggatttttttgatttatttttacaaatgctcgccaagtgacctatttttccacagctgtgacatttgcatgccttatacttgcaattgtttgagttatgatttcgccagccacagtgtgtgcatggctgctgcttcttttctctgccagcgtcgcagtcgttttcgccgtcgccgtcaccgtcgcttctgccgcctctgtaactcacgtttcggttgcccttgaaatgacttctgccgttgctctttgcttgatctctgttctcgcctctttgcctctgccattgactagtcccgttcttttgatgcatgtagttgacgttgtgttctgtcttccttgtgctgatcttcgtctccatgatcatcgccttcttgagtgcatcagccagagttagattttcgtcttcttcacatattctttcatatatagggttgggaaggctcatcacaaattggtttaatacaaacgcttccagatttgagccaaatttgcattccaatgccaattgtttaactcgagcataccactccgctacagtctcatcttcactttttgtggacatgtgaaatttttttctttctctgaatatgagtgtaggtggtgtgtagtgtgtttttaaaatttcacataattctttgtatgcttttgatacgggtgataccggattgcacaaactatgtagtacagtgtaagccgctgtaccgatcgacttcaacaaaactgccttttttgtgttttcctctttcacattcaattcgcacaaatgtatgtcgaatttttccttccaaatgcagaacgattcttggtgtggcgaaaactcagcaattgttgccatttgatagaatgttggtgcttcatttttcgtcatgttgctattcatatattatatgcacttttaacatgtgtatgtatattaatacattttattttatcttcgtcgccaattatgtagtgtattgacactcagacttaagcacgcgttgtcttcaagattctcttttattctatatcccttgtatggtgtgaccgtatatagatattaatataatacctaacaattttgtagtggggtgtcggagaaccgcactaattacgaaaataacaattgggtggggggggggggggaagaaggggttaaagatatgagatcgaaaattcagaaagtgcagtgttgcaacacgtagtcaattgaggaatagataaagagaaaaggtaATCAATGCAGGTGTTCtgcgtggaaaataagaggaaatatactaaataaaaaaagacaagcacttgcagaaataacaatacagataagtagtagactggagtgaagacgacggaaaaacaggtaataaaagagatactacactggaacaaagacgagacaaaacaggtacaattgatttacgtttacaatataacaataaacataacaatttaaaataatttctatatctttttctataattacagggaagacaagaaacagcggagcatcggtcggcatagcaaaacacaatgcttgtaaagacattgcgttgcataccggccgaccccgtcgtctccctggtcgtcgaaattggcgtcgtccgaagtcgtcagaagtaggtgcaattagcacctcgtcgtcgttgtggctgtggctgccctcttggagaaccagtggcactggtccggccaccagctgggagccaggagtagacggcacacatattactgtggcgacacgggtccggccgccaaagtgaaatggatgtgagtgtgtgtgtgcgtcggcaattgtggccctaatgtagagcgagtggcactggtccggccaccaactaaggacgatggcggacacgacacacataactcgaacggcacaggtccggccgcccaagtgtaatggatgtttgtgtgtgtgtgtctgaatggctggcggtaagtattttgagagccctttttaatcgtatgtgtggctgatggatttttccttttccaggaccatagggcactctgaatgccatggcactggatccggccaccaactaaggacgatggcggacacgacacacataactcgaacggcacaggtccggccgaccaagtgtaatggaggtttgtgtgtgtgtgtctgtttttggctattctagcaatcaccaacgcactgcattcgatttgaatttgtcaggccgtatgattttgcaagtgtgtatggcagcatttttattcgtttatgttttatttaatggctttgatggcggcagcgtccgttgttcatttttgttgtggcatgcgagtgatatgTATACCTGCCCCgtatgataaagattttcgccgtaatgtttagcccgatagtgtcccgtgagtgctatccggcgattgcctaagcgctctcggcgatacgcgtGGGTACCCCCGACcaccgtagtaattcttagttcgacagcgtcccgtaagtgctatccggcgattgcctaggcattctcggcgatgcctgtcgatatccccgacccccgtagtaattcttagttcggcggcgtcccgtaagtgctatccggcgattgcctaggcattctcggcgatactggtcggtatttccgcatagcaaagttcccctttccgcgtcgtagtaattcttaggccgacagggtcccgtaagtaccgtccgacgatagcctaggtactctcggcgacacctgtcggtattatcgcatagtaaagacctccgtattgattctgagttcggtggggccctgaaggcgctattcggcgataaccggagtgttctcggtgaaaccagctgccccgtcccacgctacgatcgcccccgtccgcgggactgcggccccgtcccccatcgtcggtccgaaatacggagtcccggcaaattataaatattgatgtaatttcgaccctggagtagactgagatatgtaccccagcccaggatcgcttccttacaaaagttaaggtaacactagacttaacattaacatgtgttttcttttacaatggattgcgtcttttcagtccgttcccgtcctcggagcgggcttaatataagtggcggcgcaaggctgatcctcatatcagcatcagcataggccctgtagttggctgggtgcgtaccgccgcaactttggcatttagctgggtgcggtggacgaaaccaccgcactttacacagacgaagccgcgttgacagaagttgttaaaccgccgcaactttggcatttagctggtgcggtggacgaaaccaccgcactttccacagacgaagccgcgttgacagaagttgttaaaccgccgcaattttcgcatttagctgggtgcggtggacgaaaccaccgcactttacacaagcgaagccgcgttgacagtagttgtgtgtggtttaagaaatctttgtgttttatgattctctttgtggcttgtgatttgaatatatgtttagtggcgcacagaattttaatttacattggcgagaaagaggaaataaagcttgtcggtagtggttgggaaggggaatgtgaatgtgtgtggggcgaGTTGGGAAAATGGCTGCTTTGCTTGGCGTCGGAATTTTAATGTATTCCTTATTGGCGttaattaagaatttttaaCAGTTTAGTTGGGCGGCAAACAAGTTAAGGGGCTCGTTAGTCGCCCGACGTGTCATACCGCGTACAAAAGTGGCCGTGTGTCCATGGCTGGCCAGCATTTCGGTGATGTATTGAGTCTCAATACCCACGCTACAAGGAGTGGAAACAGcagccgagagagagagggatcccaatacccacgctacacgaaggagaagcagcagccagaacAAGAGCCACGAAGAGGGGAATAGTCGGATCTCTCACACTCCGACGAGTGACGCCGATGTGATCAACAACTCTCCCCGGCCAGcccgaagccaacgcctacaAGGGAGACCGAGAGAGAGGCCGCCGTCGCGAAACTGAAAGAGAGTTTTTGATTTAAAACAATGGGGGGAGCAACACCGGAACCAGATACCACAGGAACCACGACGAGCATCACTAGCATTAATACCGACGTCACACGAAGGGGAAATCGCAGCCAAGAGAGAGCCAGGGCTGGAGCGATCCCATACCTTTGTCACACGAAGGGGAAATGGTAGCCGAGAGCGATCCCAATACCCACGCTACAAGGAGGGGAAACAGCAGCCGAGGAACTCCAGCGCCACCGCTCCTATACGCCATCTACTTATTTGTATATGTACTAAATTCAAATATTACATGCCatattttacattttacatGTAGTTGCAGTGTTTTTGGCTGAAAAATGGGAAGGTAACACTAGTTACAGTAGTGGTAGGTATTCGGTATTTTTTTATGCAAGTATTTTGAGTAAAGAAAGTTAAGGTAACACTagacttaacattaacatgtgttttcttttacaatggattgcgtcttttcagtccgttcccgtcctcggagcgggcttcatataagtggcggcgcaaggctgatcctcatatcagcatcagcataggccctgtagttggatgggtgcgtaccgccgcaactttggcatttagctgggtgcggtggacgaaaccaccgcactttacacagacgaagccgcgttgacagaagttgttaaaccgccgcaactttggcatttagctgggtgcggtggacgaaaccaccgcactttacacagacgaagccgcgttgacagaagttgttaaaccgccgcaatTGTCGCATTttgctgggtgcggtggacgaaaccaccgcactttacacaggcgaagccgcgttgacagtagttgtgtgtggtttaagaaatctttgtgttttatgattctctttgtggtttgtgatttgaatatatgtttagtggcgcacagaattttaatttacattggcgagaaagaggaaataaagcttgtcggtagtggttgggaaggggaatgtgaatgtgtgtggggcgagttgggaaaatggctgcttggcttggcgtcggtattttaatgtattccttattggagttaattaagaatttttaaCAGTTTAGTTGGGCGGCAAACAAGTTAAGGGGCTCGTTAGTCGCCCGACGTGTCACACCGCTTCATCTGCCTCGTCGATCATCtgtaactgtatctgtatctgtacaaAGGAGCCTAGAATTTCTTAGATCTGTGTTCTTATACCATCCTCTACATGGATTGGTTCCACATTAATCCTAAAGATGCACAAATTTTATAgcttgaacaaaaaaaaaaaaaaaacacatacaatTATCGCATATCACATATTATGTTTTTTGTGGAGAGGGGAagggttccaaagtatttaCACGGTCCAATGTTTGCATGGGTAATATAATGGAGATTCTCTTGGTAAAGATTTTATTCGTAATTTAATCGCCCAACTATCGAGAAAGACTCGCGTGTGCCGTACGATACGATCCATTACGATACGATATCGTCTGTgggctatatatgtatgtatattgatgtgtgcatatgtatgtacaatccgaagagaggattactcttgttttgttctctttcCTAGATGATTATATCGTATCAGTGGTTCTGGAAGGGGGTGCTTAAACCTACGACGAAAGCTATAATCCAGTGGATGGGTCGGAATAGGTGTCCTGTTCCTCCGCTCAGACATAGACCTCTCCTGTCTTGGCCTCGGGACTGTGTTTGGCGAGGGTTGAGGTAGCACTcgtggccgttgccgttgccgtggaGCCGCTCTGGGGCAGGGCGATCGTGCCACCGGATGAAGAGTTGTCCACTGTATCCACTGTGGGGGCTCCTGCCGAACGCACCGAGGAGCGCACTGTGGGGTCCTGCAGGTTGAAGCTCAGACTGAAGCTGTTGTTCCGCGaaatgttgccgttgccgctgccgttcagGGGCTTCACGGACAGGAGGGCCGTGGTGGTGATGCCGCCGCCCGCACCCGGCCCCACGGTCATGCCGTTGCTGGAGccactgttgctgtagccgtccTGCTCCTGGGCCAGGTCCACGATGGACAGGGACGAGGGGAAGCGCTGAATGGAGAGCGAGACGGGGATCGTGGTGATGACGTCATTGGGCTCGTAGCCACTGGCCGTTGTCGTGATGGTCGGCAGCTGGGCGTTCGCCGCGATGGGAAGGATGCTCAGGGTCCCCGTGGGAATGGTGtacccgccgccgctgctgttggccaTCGTGAAGGGAAACGACAGCGTGGTGATGTTCGTGGCAGCGGAGAGGGCTACGGAATCGAGAATCGAAGGGAGAGAGATTGTGGTTGGAGTAtctgaatctgcatctgcgggAGCTGTGAACTCGCTGTAAATGATGACCACTGCGGGCAGGGTCAACGCCTTGACGCAGCACATGAGGAACCCAAAGAAGAGCCACGCGATCTCCCCGCAGGTGGAGAAGCGGAAGAGCTGCAGGAAGCCGATCGGCTGTGTGGGCTCCAGTCCTGCGGCCACCGGCGCCTCATCCAGGGACTTGCCATCGGTTGTCGTCGTGCCAGAAGCCTCGTCCATCTATCGGTACGACGAAGGACGGAGAAATAGTGTTACTCGAGCCAAGACTCGCGATTTATTCACAGAcacggacagagacagacggcacgcaaaggttaattcaattactgccacactctcagaggcatgtatctgtatctgtggctgtggcaagggTACAGCAGCtactttgtatcttttgccaTAGTTCTCTCTCATTGACCCGCGGGGTTAACGAGTAATAGAATCTACCGTTTATTATTGGACATTCCAACGCCAATTTGGAGCGATTCGATTCCCTTTCAGAGGCCCGTACAGAAATCTGTGTGGCGCCAttcgccccctgccccctctcCTTGTCGTGGGATGGATGATcaccttttaattgattttcaacACTTTGATCCTTCAGATACTGTATCTATGCACTGATTTCTGCAGAAGATCCGTTACTGCTCACTCGGACCGCCCAAGCGCACCGTCCGCGGAGCCACCCATTTATGTGGATTCCCCGATGTGGATGCTGGACAGAGTACTCGGGCTTGGGCATGAGTACTCGTGAGTGTATCGTATCAATCGCTCGCTTTGGGGTTCACAATTCTAATTGATCTCCGCTTTCCGCTCTTGGGGTAGGTTCCGCCGAAAGAGGCGCTTCAATTTACAATGAGAGCAAAAGAGACATTCTGTAgagggtttttcttttctttgcttttcttttctttatactttttcttttatttgGAGGGTGGAAGGTGCAACAATCTAAAACGGAGGCAGACTCTTGAGCCTCCTGCTGGTGCGCAGCACGAATGGTGCCGGCTGATTTGTACCGGCATTTCCTCCAGCGGGAACGACTTCGGGAGCAGCTACGGGAGCGACTGCGGGAGCGACTCCGACCGACTCGCCTTCATCGTCCGAGCCCCCGAGCATTACGCTGTCCAAAGTAGTGCGGGACGCCCGCAGTGTCATCATGTGCCGGGTGCTGCGTTCGCCCAAGGTGTTGCGGACCTTCAGGCAGCTCTTCTGCGAcagggttctttttttttcgcccgtACCCAGGGCGAGGACGCGGCGCTGGCACTCGCCGAATGCCACGGCATGGCTGCTGGTGGGCCCGTCGTCCTCATTGCCGGGCCGTTCAAAAATCGTCTCGAGACCGGTGGGCCTCGACTTTGCGATGGTCTGCGATGGCGCCTGAGAACCGGTGGTCGGCGTCAGGCtgggcttcttggccaggcgGCTGGGACTAAGACTGGGCCTGGCGgcgctctggctcttgctcttgcaggCGCGCGGCGGCATTTGGCGCCGAACCATAGTCGCGGTTGCCACAGATCCTGTATCCCCCGGTATACTCCCGGCTGAAATGAGACGAAATGAGAAATGAGTTACGACTGTCCGATGGCCGCAGAACCGAGTTTTTCCTTTACCTTTAGCTTTGCCTTcaagttttttctttgcaggcatttctcgtatctttttcCGACTTTTCCGTCTCCTGGGTAAACCTTTCGACTTCTCAAACGAGCAACGAGCAACGAGCCTctttgggttgagggctctcagtgctccacaggggaggggctgagaggctggggtgtgagccgccagcaaccaagcgcgttgctttgttaatatttgtgggcagtatatgtcttaatttaatttatgtacatttttgtgtttgttttacaattcaactttaaacgacactcaaacacacactagtacatttgatggcacattaatttacaaacatataatctgcagcaacgaaacacttgtaaCCTCGACTAGGCCCGTAGCCAgaaggggtgggggggggggggggggggaaagggaaaaagaaaaagagagggacaaaatattcggcactttgacggagggactaaacctcagacacgtctcgactccaccacgttcacgacacgactttccatttgcaagtgtgtgtgtgtgtgtgtggtgtgagtcaagaaagtgaagtggggccacgctcaaaagtatgctgtctcttctttgtaattctccctaacttaaaatttaggccgtagtggtggtgtggcggcaactgatgctgatttgaaagtcgatttgaaaccgataatcaattgtcagcaccgttgccgccgaagatttatcacagattgtaataattttgtagtggggtgtcggagaaccgcactaattacgaaaataacaatgggggggggggggggggggaagaaggggttaatgaaatgagatcgaaaattcagaaagtgcagtgttgcaacacgtagtcaattgaggaatagataaagagaaaaggtaaacaatgcaggtgttctgcgtggaaaataagaggaaatatactaaataaaaagagacaagcacttgcagaaataacaatacagataagtagtagactggagtgaagacgacggaaaaacaggtaataaaagagatactacactggaacaaagacgagacaaaacaggtacaattgatttacgtttacaatataacaataaacataacaatttaaaataatttctatatctttttctataattacagggaagacaagaaacagcggagcatcggccggcatagcaaaacacaatgcttgtaaagacattgcgttgcataccggccgaccccgtcgtctcccctggtcgtcgaaattggcgtcgtccgaagtcgtcagaagtaggtgcaattagcacctcgtcgtcgttgtggctgtggctgccctcttggagaaccagtggcactggtccggccaccagctgggagccaggagtagacggcacacatattactgtggcgacacgggtccggccgccaaagtgaaatggatgtgagtgtgtgtgtgcgtcggcaattgtggccctaatgtagagcgagtggcactggtccggccaccaa
Above is a genomic segment from Drosophila miranda strain MSH22 chromosome Y unlocalized genomic scaffold, D.miranda_PacBio2.1 Contig_Y3_pilon, whole genome shotgun sequence containing:
- the LOC117194476 gene encoding uncharacterized protein LOC117194476 encodes the protein MDEASGTTTTDGKSLDEAPVAAGLEPTQPIGFLQLFRFSTCGEIAWLFFGFLMCCVKALTLPAVVIIYSEFTAPADADSDTPTTISLPSILDSVALSAATNITTLSFPFTMANSSGGGYTIPTGTLSILPIAANAQLPTITTTASGYEPNDVITTIPVSLSIQRFPSSLSIVDLAQEQDGYSNSGSSNGMTVGPGAGGGITTTALLSVKPLNGSGNGNISRNNSFSLSFNLQDPTVRSSVRSAGAPTVDTVDNSSSGGTIALPQSGSTATATATSATSTLAKHSPEAKTGEVYV
- the LOC117194534 gene encoding protein tantalus-like, yielding MPAKKKLEGKAKAGSIPGDTGSVATATMVRRQMPPRACKSKSQSAARPSLSPSRLAKKPSLTPTTGSQAPSQTIAKSRPTGLETIFERPGNEDDGPTSSHAVAFGECQRRVLALGTGEKKRTLSQKSCLKVRNTLGERSTRHMMTLRASRTTLDSVMLGGSDDEGESVGVAPAVAPVAAPEVVPAGGNAGTNQPAPFVLRTSRRLKSLPPF